The following is a genomic window from Antechinus flavipes isolate AdamAnt ecotype Samford, QLD, Australia chromosome 3, AdamAnt_v2, whole genome shotgun sequence.
GGGCATATGGCAAGGAGAGTGGGAAACAGCTAGAATTCTGGGAAGTCTTAATCTAGGAGGCCCTGGGTCATTTAATCGATTAAATCAAAATAGGGAAGATTAAGCGTGTACCAGTGGGTAAACATCTctgccctcaagcagcttacCTTCCCCCATTCTGAAGGGACCGACCACAAGAACACAGCTGAATCCACATGTACGGATGAGAATAGCTACAAGGCACATTTCAGGCCGGGATAACAACACTTTCGGGGGATCGGGAAAGGCCTCCCGTAGGAGCTTTGCAGGAAATGAGGCAGAGTGCTACCCTCTCAgtgcctcagttacttcatctgcaCAAACGGTCACAAAAACACCTCCGCTGCCTATCTCACTGGGTGGCTGGGAAGGAAACGCTCTGCAAACTTTATATTGCTCTACGGATGAATGATTATTTCAGATGAATGTCTTGCTGTCTTTGTAAGAAGGGAACAGGTGAGGGGTGGGATGGGCCTGCAATCTGAAACTGGAAGGACCCCAAGAAGAGGTCATAGCGTCCATCCCCGGCCTCCGAACAGGCTGAGGATGCTCTTTTGCCTTTAACACTCACTTCCCGGAGAGACCCCCTCTTCCCAGGGAGGGTTGTAGCTCAGAGTCCCGCAACCCACAACTTCAAGGCTTCCCACTTTGGGGACCTTAAAAGGTCGATGTAAAGCAGACACTTTCCACCAGGGTCAGAGTATATAACTTCCTTATCTAGGTCAGTGTGGACCAGGAACCCCCCcattctttccccccacccccaccccgcccAGATTCCTGGATTAGGATCAGGGCAGagtccttcctctcttctccctccacccctcaaAGACCCCACCTCCCAGCCCCGGGCACTCCCTTACCCACCTCTCAGCCACGCCACCACCGCCCCAGGACCCCAGGACGCCACCGGCTCCATTGCGAATCCCGGACTGTCCAGCTCAGAAAATTTCCGGCCCAGAAAGCCAGCGTCCTACCCAGGGTTAGGGGCGGGCGGGGCTGAGCGAGGGGCGGGTCTGAGTAAGGGGCGGGGCAAGCCACATACCTGAGCCCACGTGGCCGGGCCAGGTGAACATCCCTGCACACCTATTGGTCCGGCCGCCCGCTCTTCAGCCCGAAGAGCCGCCCCTTACTCAGCCCCACCCCACTCCCAACTCTAGCCTCGGGGGGCGGACGCGGTGGCGTCCAACTGATCTCGCGCTTGCGGAGCCTTTGGACTCCGGACCCCTCCGCTCCGTATTTGCCCCGCTCCCCTCCATGGACTGCTGCTCCTGGACAGAGTGAGGGTGGGACGCAGAGAAGGGGTCACCGACCCCCCTAAAATAACTCCTTTGCCTTACAAAACCCCTTACAATTTCGCATGATTTCACACTAAGCCTaaggaggaggaaattgagggtcCGCTAAGAGAAAGCCTTGGCCTTGGGTCGAAAGGCCAATTAAGTAACAGAGGAGGAGGCAGCTTAGTGCTGACCACTACCCATGGGGAGCCCAGACAAGGGGAGCCGCCACACTCCACCGAGACCTGACCAGACTAAACCAAATCCAGAACCAGGGCCTGGAGAGTGTGAGTGTCACGGGGCTGGGAGAGAGTCCCcgtcctcctccccctcccccaccaatcCCAGCCAAAGCCAAAGCCAGTCCCCTAAAGGTCAATCGAGATCAGGAGCCTAATTAATCAAGCCCCAAGCATCTCTTGAATGCCTGCTATGTGGCAGGCTGGAGGAGGTGGTGATTGAAGAGctgctttggaatcaggaaagtctATCCCAAGTGTCATCTCTGACACACACAGGCTGTGGCCCTGGGAAGTCACTCAGGGTGGCCAGGCTACTCCCTGAGACCTGTAAAATGCAAGGGGCTCCACAGAAGGGGTGAGGTTCCCTATTACAGCAAGGAAATCACAGATGGACTGGGAACAAAAGTGGTCCCCAAACCCCAGAAACCCTGACAAAAATGAAACCAGTCCCATTCACCAATGGGGCACCTTATCAATGGCACATCTGTCAAGGCTGAAGTTCTTAatctggagtgtgtgtgtgtacatacatatattggatatatatacacacacacacacactccatatatatattatatagataatatatatacacacatatattccatatatattataatatatatacataaacacacattccatatatattatatataatatacacacaccaTACATTTTGTTGTATGTATTATTTCAGAAATGGTTTCCTATGTAATTCTAGTTTAGGCTTTAATACACATTCTGGTTCTCTAGGATGTCCAGGATTCACAAAAAGGCTAAGATTGCCCAGATAGGATGACAAACAACCAACATGGCCCCAGAGAAGTAGCTAACAGCTATGTGGAGCCCTGagcttctgagttcaaattatacTTTATTCTGATGGCCTTGTCtataaaaggggagagaggaggaattgGTCTATATGgcttatatacaaatacatatacacatacaggattataaatacatatacagaaTTTCATATACCAAATATGGGTGGGGGGGAGACGAGTAAGAACTCTTTTCAAGGAGTGGACACTTGAGCTGGGCcttgaaaaaaaacaactttttcaaGAACTCCTGTTGTTCCCTGCCTTGGCACCAGGGGTTACagatggaccaaaaaaaaaaaaaaaactttgggatTTTGATCAAGGAAAGACTGTCAAAAGATACCAACCTCTGACCCCTGGCAAATGATGTTGCTTTTGGGGGTCCCAGTTTTCTCCTTCATAGAATAGGTATGTTTTTGTAATCCTAtagaatgggacaaatgtttCAAGCAGCTttctaaacttaaaagtgtaACACAAGTAGAACTATAAACTCACCAGGACCAAAAAGGGAATTTCCTCTGCTCTCCAAAGCTAGGGCTGTTCTGTATTACCAACCTAGTTGGGAaagaattcaacatttattaagggagAGGGATTGTGATTTAAAGAGTGCCATATGGAGtcgagggacctgagttcaactacTTAGGGGACAGTTGGCAAGGATCTTCTCtggcattattttcttttttgtaaaatgagactgaATTAAACAAATTTGAAAGTCAGCCAACgcacatttactatgtgccaggaattgtactAAATGCTAGAgttagaaaggcaaaagataaaaacaaaaaaactactcTCATAGTGCTAGTTTTTAAATAGCTTACATGGTAACAAAAGAGACaacataaaagataaatatggaatagatggaaagtaatttgaaaaggTACAGCATTAGCATTTAGGGGAATCAGGACAGGCTCTGAGAGGTGAATTTTGGGCTGAGCCATGATCGAAGCCAGAGGAGCCAAGAGGTAGAAGTGAGGGGGCAGAGCATACCAGGCGTGGAAGTAGGGGGAAAAGGGGCGCAGCAATGCAAAGGCCAAGAGGGAACGTGGAATAGTGTACAAGAGCTACAACCAGGATCTGTagtgaggagagaaggggaaaatgaaggtGTAAGAAAGCTGGAAAGGGAAAGAGCCCCAAGTTATGgggctttatatttgatcctggaagtaagagggagccactggagctCACTGGTGAGGTGGAGTTGAATACAGTAAGAACTTTGCTTTAGAAAAATGCTGGGAAagagttatcaagctgtgcatgccctttgatccagcagtgttactactgggcttataccccaaaaagatcataaaagagagaggaggacccacatgtgcaaaaatgtttgtggcagcccttttcatagtggctagaaactggaaactgaggatgcccatcaattggagaatggctgaataaattatggcataggaatgttatgggatattattgttctataagaaacgattgacaggatgacttcagagaggcctgagacacttacatgaactgatgctgagtgaaatgagcagaatcagattgtacacagcaacagcaagattatatgatgatcaattctgactcttcaacaaggaggtgaatcaggccagttccaatggtcttgtgatgataagagccatctgcatccagagagaggactatgggaattgaatatggatcacaacatagcattttcaccttttttttttttgcttgcttatttttttcctttttcattttattatcttttggatgatttttcttgtgcagcatatttgtggaaatatgtatagaagaattgcacatgttggattacatgccatctaggggagggggtgggagagaataaatttggaacacagggttttgtaagggtgaatgttgaaaattatccataataatttgaataataaaaataaaataaaattttgaaaataaaaagatttaatttaaaaaaagaaaaatgttgggagatgaggagggaagggAGTGAAGGGGACCTATTTGAAGATTATTGCATGAGTCCAATTGAGAGGGGCTGAGGTCCTGGACTTAGGCTACAGTTGTGTGAGTGTGGGAAAGAGGGGATATATTCAAGGGATGTAGTAAAGGTAGAAACAAGACTTGGTGACTAATTGGTATGTAGAGTGAAGAGAATAATAGATTTCCGACTGGAAGGATAGAGGTGTCCATGATATCAATGAGGAaatttaaaatggagaaagatgAGGAATTATTTTGGCCATGTTGAGTTTGAGCTGCTTATGAAACATCGAGTGTAAGCTACTCCAGAGGATGTTGGTGACTCGTTCATCAGAGACAAGAGCTATGTATAAATCTGGGAATAGGCTCCCTAAAGATAATAACCCATGAGAACTAAGGAGATTACCAAGAGTATAGATAAAAGGATTCAGGACAGGGCCATGGGGGGTAGCCACAGTTAGAGGGCATGGTGAGAAGAACCAGTAAAGGAGACATGtggaagaaccaggagagagcagcAGCATGAAAACCTAGAGGAGACAATGTCCGAAGGAGGCGACCGCCACTATCAAGAGCAACAGCAGAGGTTAAGATGGACACTGGATGGGGGAAAATTCCTGGGTATTGTGGGGCCAGCGGGTTCAGCTGAATGATGGCGAGGTCAGAAGCCAGGCTGCTGGGTTAGAAGAatagggggagaggaagggaagaggaagagaaagagaccaaGCAGAGGGTCTACATCCCACACAGATGGGGTCAAGCCCTGACTCCACATCCTGAGCTTCCTGCCGCTGCACCGCCGCTGGCAGCCTCTTGGGAGCTTGGATGTCCCACTGCCCCCCAAGTAGGTCCAGAATAGCAGCCCCGGCAGCAGCAGGGGACCTCTCCAGCCCTGGCCTGGATGACGTGTGCCCTGCCGGGGGGGGAGGCCTCCTTCCGCCTTGGATCCAGGTGCCCGCCTCCCTGGGAGGAAGTGGGGTGGGCACAAAGGCCTGGTTCCAGCCTGATGCTGATGTCTCTTGACAGCTGCCGCCCAGGCTGGCCCAGCAAGGGGAGGGGACCTGATTTAAAGCACCCGCTGCTGCCCCAGCTGCCTGGGAGTCGTGAGCGGAAAGCCGCAGGTGAGCATCCTCTCCAGGCATCCACGCCCTTGGGTTGGGGGAGATGAAAGGAGCTCTCCTTGAATGGGGGTGATGGGTACAGAGGAGGGGGGTGGGAACTGGACGATACAGAGCTGAGCACCCAGTAACAAGGAGAAGGAAGCGGGGGAGATTCTGTGTATGCGCACCCGAGCTTGGGAGGCGAGGGGAAGAGTGAGGGGTGGGGATCTAGGAAGAGGTAGCCCTAAGCATTCCTGCCCCCTCCCCTTGACCCAATTTCTACTCTGTGACATTGGAAATGCCAGCAGGGTTTTCATCCCCCTCCTGTCCTCTCGGGACGGCCACCCAGAAATCGGAGCTATCTTTCCCCCCAGACCTAGGCCAACCATGCGCTTTGGACGACTGACCCCCGGCTATTTTCGAATGCTAGAGGTAATTTCTCCCCCATAACTGCCAggctccctccttctcctccagcCCCAGCCCGCCACAGTAGAGCCAGCCAGGCACGTTGCAAGCCGCCTGAGCAGCTGGGCCCCGCATGCTTGCCCTGCAGCACTGATGCGAGAGAGCATCGGTGTGGAATGTCCCTGGGAGGGAGGCCATCCTCCTGCCCTTCTGAGGCCCCCAAAAGAAGGGGTGGGGTCACTGGCACCCCCCACTCAGCCCTACCCTTTTCCAAggcacccccacccccaacatcCCCAGTCCAGATCCTCAAGGCCAGAGAAAAACACTCCTGGGGCCTTGGTGGAAAAGGCCCCTCCCAACGCTGCTCCCTTTCTACCCCATTACTCAGATGCAAGTGGCTGGGGAGCTGGCGGCAGAACCCCGGAACAAGCTGGTGGGTGCTCTGGCCACACTGCTGGCTGTGTTCGGCCTGGGTCTCTCCTTCTACAGTGTCCGGCAGCTGGCGGATCAAGGAAAGTCCCCAAAGACCCCATGACAGGACAGGCAGCCCCTGGAAGTCTGGGAGCCAGTATCCACCTCACCCCAAATCCAGAGGAAGACCTCTTCCTGCCTTTTCTACCACTTTCTGTCCCCTTACCCATTGGACAGCACGCCCCAGCAAGCTGGGAGGCCAAGGGAGAAAGGATGGGGTATCGGGAGCACCCATGCCTACCTAGTCTGGAGAAGTGGGAGCCCTGATGGAATAAATCTGGAAACCTACAAGGTGCAGAGAGAAGACGTGCCGTAACTGGGGCTCTGTCTGGTGACGTGCGTCCATAGCAAAGGGATCGGGAGGGAAGGGCTCCCTTCACCCAAAGGTTCGGCATGTGGCAGGGTCCCCACAAGCAAGCATAGAGACTAGGGGTAGAAGAGCTCCTGGGGCAATGTGGATGGGCAAGCATCAAGCTCCAGTAGGGAAATCAGAAACACGATGGAGTCAGAGCAGCTCAGCTCCTTTATTGGGAAAGAGCAAGAACTCTGCTCTGAGAATTGGGGGAGAGTTCAGTTCAGCCAGTCCAGTCTAGCATCGCCATGCAATGGTTTCCTCTGCCTGCGAGCAGCATCAGCTAGCCACCTCCATAGCAGCTGTGTCAGTGGATACATCTGTGGGCACTGCCAGCAACTTGGGGGGCACATAAGAGCCCATGCCCGCTGCCCGCTCTGCTTCTTCCTGACTGTAGGGTTCCACTGTCAGTTGCTTCAGCCTGAAGGAGAAAAGGAGCCAGAGTTAAAGAAGGGCCAGCACTAGAttgggaagaagggggaaaggcaGAGATCAGGGAGGGGATCTAAGGGAAGAGATTgctgagagagaaagaagaatgctGTGGGGGAGGGAAACATTTCTTAAAGAAGGGCTGGAAGGGAAGATAACATCAGTGGAGGAGCCACCCCAGCTCTCacctttttttgtgatctttggATTTTAAATGATTCTTCAGGCTGGCTGTATCAATGAAGTATCTCCTGGAGGGAGGCAGAGGTGAGATGTGTCTATGAggtcctttccctccctcttcatccTCCCCTCAGAGAAGTAGAGCTGGGAAATGAGGATTCGGACAAGTCACTGGCCTCAAAACTAACCTTTCACCTCCCAGCTTCCTCTCCTTCTTGACCTAGGACTCAGTGCCTCCATCCCCTGAGTCCCAAAGCTTCCATTCCCAATTCTCCAGCTCTATTTCCCAAAGCCTCCATCCTCTGGGTCCTCAATTACCATATGCACCCAACCTCACAAATCTTTTAGTCCCAGGTCCCCAATTTCCCATCCCTCAGCCTCTACTCCCTAATTCCCCACTTCCCATCCCCCCAACCTCTCCACCTAGGTCCCCACTTCCCATCCCCCCAACCTCTCCACCTAGGTCCCCACTTCCCATCCCCCCAACCTCTCCACCTAGGTCCCCACTTCCCATCCCCCCAACCTCTCCACCTAGGTCCCCGCTTCCCATCCCCCCAACCTCTCCACCTAGGTCCCCGCTTCCCATCCCCCCAACCTCTCCACCTAGGTCTCCACTTCCCATCCCCCCAACCTCTCCACCTAGGTCCCCACTTCCCATCCCCCCAACCTCTCCACCTAGGTCCCCACTTCCCATCCCCCCAACCTCTCCACCTAGGTCCCCACTTCCCATCCCCCCAACCTCTCCACCTAGGTCCCCACTTCCCATCCCCCCAACCTCTCCACCTAGGTCCCCACTTCCCATCCCCCCAACCTCTCCACCTAGGTCCCTACTTCCTAATCTTTGGAGCCTCTACCTTCTAGTCCCTACTTTCCAACCCTCTATGAACTTCTTCCTCCAGGTCCCTACTTCCTAACCCCTCCCAGCCTCAACACCCTAGGTCCCCACTTCCCAGCCCTCCCCTAGGCTCTCCCTCTAAGTCCCACTTTCTAGTCTCACCAGGTTGTCCCCTAGATCCCCACTTCCGAACGTCCCCAACCTCTACCTCGTAGTTCCCCATTTTCCAACCTTCTATGAACTTCCACCTCCAGGTCGCTACTTCCTAAATCCGCCAGACTCTTTACCTAGGTCCCTACTTCCTAGTCCCCTCAGCCTCCAGCCCCCCAGCCTGTTCCCTAGATCCTTACTTCTTAGCTCGTAGTTCCCCATTTTCCAACCTTCTATGAACTTCCCCGTCCAAGTCCCTACTTCCTAATCCCCCCAGCCTCTGCACACTAGGTCCCCACTTTCCAGCCCCGCCCCTCCCAGCCGGCACCCCCCAGACGCCACTTTCCAGCCCCGCCCCCCAGTCTCCACTCGTTGGGTCCCCCGCCCCCGGCCCGCCCCTCCCGGAGCTCACGCGCAGGCCAAGCAGCGGTGGTTGCCTCCCCCGGGCAAGTCGGGGTCCTGCTCGGCGTCGGGCTGGGGCCGGCGGG
Proteins encoded in this region:
- the ZNF593OS gene encoding putative transmembrane protein ZNF593OS translates to MRFGRLTPGYFRMLEMQVAGELAAEPRNKLVGALATLLAVFGLGLSFYSVRQLADQGKSPKTP
- the ZNF593 gene encoding zinc finger protein 593 is translated as MARSRRTGAHRAHSLARQLKAKRRRPDLDEIHRDLRPDSVARRPQPDAEQDPDLPGGGNHRCLACARYFIDTASLKNHLKSKDHKKRLKQLTVEPYSQEEAERAAGMGSYVPPKLLAVPTDVSTDTAAMEVAS